One stretch of Dokdonia sp. Hel_I_53 DNA includes these proteins:
- a CDS encoding stage 0 sporulation family protein — translation MACGNCGTGEDGAPKGCKNNGTCGTDGCNKLTVFDWLSNMSLPDGQETFNYVEVRFKNGRKDYYKNEENLTLSIGDIVATQAESGHDIGMVTLTGELVRVQMKRKKVRIDAPERLKIYRKASQKDIDIWTTAREKEEPMKVRARQIAIRLELQMKISDIEFQGDGSKATFYYTAEDRVDFRQLIKEFAQEFRTRIEMRQIGLRQEAARLGGIGSCGRELCCSTWLTDFRSVTTSAARYQQLSLNPQKLAGQCGKLKCCLNYELDSYMDALKSFPKTDIKLYTQKGTAVCQKIDIFQGHLWYAYEGEWMNWHKLTTEHANEIIAANRKKEPVASLEEFASELMKEDKVDFGNVVGQDSLTRFDKPKTTNKRRKNRAKKGTKDTPQVKNNRSKKTNKKVQKDVNPTHKVSSKQPSESKQRSQKNAAAKSNSKNKRRPQKPKPNA, via the coding sequence ATGGCTTGTGGCAATTGTGGCACTGGAGAAGATGGAGCACCTAAGGGATGCAAGAATAATGGAACCTGTGGTACAGATGGATGTAATAAACTTACTGTCTTTGATTGGCTTTCTAACATGTCTTTACCAGACGGTCAAGAAACTTTTAATTATGTAGAAGTGCGCTTTAAAAATGGACGTAAAGATTACTATAAAAATGAAGAAAACCTTACGCTTAGTATAGGTGATATTGTAGCGACTCAAGCAGAGTCTGGTCACGATATTGGAATGGTTACACTTACAGGAGAACTTGTGAGAGTACAGATGAAGCGTAAGAAAGTACGAATAGATGCACCTGAGCGACTAAAGATTTATAGAAAAGCTTCCCAAAAAGATATAGATATCTGGACAACGGCTCGTGAGAAGGAAGAGCCTATGAAAGTACGTGCTCGACAGATTGCGATCAGACTTGAGCTCCAAATGAAAATCTCAGATATAGAGTTTCAAGGAGATGGTTCAAAAGCTACGTTTTATTATACAGCAGAGGATCGTGTAGATTTTCGCCAACTTATAAAAGAATTTGCTCAAGAATTCCGCACTCGTATTGAGATGCGACAGATTGGTTTACGACAAGAAGCTGCGCGCTTAGGAGGAATAGGTTCTTGTGGTAGAGAGTTATGTTGTTCTACATGGCTTACAGATTTTAGATCTGTTACTACAAGCGCTGCTAGATATCAACAATTATCTCTCAACCCTCAAAAGCTTGCTGGACAGTGTGGAAAATTAAAATGCTGCCTCAATTATGAGCTTGATTCTTATATGGATGCGCTAAAGAGCTTCCCTAAAACTGACATAAAGCTCTACACTCAAAAGGGAACGGCTGTTTGTCAAAAAATAGATATTTTTCAGGGCCACCTATGGTATGCTTACGAAGGAGAATGGATGAACTGGCATAAGCTTACAACTGAGCATGCAAATGAGATTATTGCAGCAAATAGAAAAAAAGAGCCCGTTGCTAGCTTGGAAGAGTTTGCATCAGAGTTAATGAAGGAAGATAAAGTAGATTTTGGTAATGTAGTAGGTCAAGACAGCTTGACCCGTTTTGACAAACCAAAAACTACCAATAAACGTCGTAAAAACAGAGCTAAAAAAGGAACAAAAGATACACCTCAGGTAAAAAATAATCGTTCAAAAAAAACAAACAAAAAAGTACAAAAAGATGTAAACCCAACTCATAAAGTTAGTTCAAAGCAGCCGAGTGAGTCTAAGCAGAGAAGTCAAAAAAACGCTGCAGCAAAGTCAAATTCTAAAAATAAACGTCGCCCCCAAAAACCAAAACCTAATGCGTAG
- a CDS encoding rhodanese-related sulfurtransferase produces MQLYNKLSAKERAELIEQAGEERLTLSFYQYHNIGNPELFRNHLFIAWDAMNALGRIYIAHEGINAQMSVPATRFNEFKSFLDNIDFLENVRLNIAREQNNKSFLKLKVKVRHKIVADGLNDKSFDVTNKGVHVDAVAFNELIEQEDTVLVDMRNHYESEIGHFKNAVTPDVDTFRDSLDIIEEDLKNHKEDKKLVMYCTGGIRCEKASAYFKHKGFKNVFQLEGGIIEYARQVEDQKLDNKFRGKNFVFDHRRGERISNEVISNCHQCGTPCDEHVNCANEACHLLFIQCEECAKTNHNCCSTECADINALPFEEQKKLRAGKGNSNKIFKKGRSEKLAFKK; encoded by the coding sequence ATGCAACTGTACAATAAACTAAGCGCAAAAGAGAGAGCAGAGCTCATAGAGCAGGCTGGAGAAGAACGCCTTACACTCTCTTTTTATCAATACCATAACATTGGTAACCCAGAACTTTTTAGAAATCATCTTTTTATCGCATGGGATGCTATGAACGCACTAGGTCGTATCTATATCGCCCATGAAGGTATAAATGCTCAGATGTCTGTACCTGCAACAAGGTTTAACGAGTTTAAGAGCTTTCTTGATAATATTGATTTTTTAGAAAATGTAAGATTGAATATTGCTAGAGAGCAAAACAATAAATCTTTTTTGAAGCTCAAAGTTAAAGTGCGCCATAAAATTGTGGCAGATGGGCTTAATGATAAAAGCTTTGATGTCACAAATAAAGGGGTACACGTGGATGCAGTTGCCTTTAATGAACTTATAGAGCAAGAAGATACCGTACTTGTAGATATGCGTAATCACTATGAAAGTGAGATAGGACATTTTAAAAATGCAGTAACACCAGATGTAGATACTTTTAGAGATAGTCTTGATATTATTGAGGAAGATTTAAAGAATCACAAGGAAGATAAAAAGCTGGTCATGTATTGCACCGGAGGAATACGTTGTGAAAAGGCAAGTGCTTATTTTAAGCACAAAGGTTTTAAAAATGTTTTTCAGCTTGAAGGGGGTATTATTGAATATGCTCGTCAAGTAGAAGATCAGAAATTAGATAATAAATTCCGAGGAAAAAACTTTGTTTTTGATCACCGTCGTGGAGAGCGTATTTCTAATGAAGTGATTTCTAATTGTCATCAGTGTGGTACTCCATGTGATGAACATGTAAACTGTGCTAATGAAGCTTGCCATTTACTTTTCATACAATGTGAAGAATGTGCAAAAACAAATCATAATTGCTGCTCAACAGAATGCGCAGACATAAATGCTCTTCCTTTTGAAGAGCAAAAGAAATTGCGAGCAGGTAAAGGTAATAGCAATAAAATATTCAAAAAAGGGCGTTCTGAAAAGCTTGCTTTTAAGAAGTAA